Proteins encoded together in one Neobacillus sp. FSL H8-0543 window:
- a CDS encoding malate:quinone oxidoreductase, with translation MQEKRLIKMSNSETKTDVILIGAGIMSATLGTILKKLVPEWEIKVFEKLENAGEESSNEWNNAGTGHAALCELNYTVEKPDGSVDISKAININEQFQVSMQFWSYLLKSKLLDNPQDFIRQLPHMSLVLGEQNVAFLKKRFEAMSKNPLFQGMEFSDDPEKLMEWMPLIMEGRKWNEPIAATNIDSGTDVNFGALTRKLFDHLENKDVLINYNHSVNDIKRTSDGMWDLKVQNLFSGTVKHHTAKFVFIGGGGGSLSLLQKTGIPESKHIGGFPVSGLFMVCNNPDVVAQHHAKVYGKAKVGAPPMSVPHLDTRFIDNQKSLLFGPFAGFSPKFLKTGSMLDLVTSVKPNNVLTMLAAGAKEMSLTKYLIQQVIASKEQRMEELREFIPNAIAEDWDLIVAGQRVQVIKDTEAGKGTLQFGTEVICGADGTIAALLGASPGASTAVHVMLEVIRKCFPERMKEWEPKIKEMIPSFGKSLMKNPELLREIHTSTAETLSLKEKELVYS, from the coding sequence ATTCAAGAGAAAAGGTTGATAAAAATGAGCAACAGTGAAACGAAAACAGACGTTATATTAATTGGTGCTGGAATCATGAGTGCGACATTAGGGACAATCTTGAAAAAATTAGTGCCGGAATGGGAAATTAAGGTGTTTGAGAAGCTTGAAAACGCCGGGGAGGAAAGCTCGAACGAATGGAATAATGCAGGAACAGGGCATGCAGCCTTGTGCGAGCTTAACTACACGGTTGAAAAACCGGATGGATCTGTAGATATTAGTAAAGCGATCAATATAAATGAACAGTTCCAGGTTTCCATGCAGTTTTGGTCGTACCTTTTAAAAAGCAAGCTGTTAGATAACCCGCAGGACTTTATCAGACAATTGCCCCATATGAGCTTAGTTCTAGGGGAACAAAATGTAGCATTTTTAAAGAAACGGTTTGAAGCGATGTCAAAAAATCCGCTATTCCAAGGGATGGAGTTTTCCGATGATCCGGAAAAACTGATGGAATGGATGCCGCTTATTATGGAAGGCCGCAAGTGGAATGAACCAATCGCGGCAACCAATATCGACTCTGGCACGGATGTTAACTTTGGTGCTTTAACGCGCAAGTTATTTGACCATTTAGAGAATAAAGATGTCCTCATAAACTATAATCATAGTGTTAATGATATTAAACGGACGAGCGATGGCATGTGGGATTTGAAGGTGCAGAATCTTTTTAGCGGTACGGTCAAACACCATACAGCGAAATTCGTCTTTATCGGAGGCGGGGGAGGAAGTCTGTCTTTACTGCAAAAGACCGGTATTCCTGAGTCAAAGCATATCGGAGGATTCCCGGTAAGCGGACTTTTCATGGTATGTAACAATCCAGATGTTGTCGCCCAGCATCATGCGAAGGTATATGGCAAAGCGAAGGTTGGAGCACCGCCAATGTCTGTTCCTCATCTTGACACAAGATTTATCGATAATCAAAAATCATTGCTGTTTGGACCGTTTGCAGGCTTCTCGCCAAAGTTTCTAAAAACCGGTTCCATGCTTGATTTGGTCACTTCCGTCAAACCGAATAATGTCTTGACGATGCTGGCAGCGGGTGCCAAAGAGATGTCATTGACAAAATACCTGATTCAGCAGGTGATAGCATCGAAAGAACAGCGCATGGAAGAGCTCAGGGAGTTTATCCCAAACGCTATCGCTGAGGATTGGGATTTAATCGTTGCCGGCCAACGTGTGCAAGTAATAAAAGATACGGAAGCTGGTAAAGGTACGCTTCAATTTGGTACGGAAGTAATTTGTGGAGCAGATGGCACGATTGCAGCTTTACTAGGAGCTTCTCCAGGTGCGTCAACAGCCGTTCACGTGATGCTTGAGGTCATCCGAAAATGTTTCCCAGAACGTATGAAAGAATGGGAACCGAAAATCAAAGAAATGATTCCTTCGTTTGGCAAGTCACTAATGAAAAACCCGGAGCTTCTGCGCGAAATCCATACCTCAACAGCAGAAACACTTAGTCTAAAAGAAAAAGAGCTGGTTTATAGTTAA
- a CDS encoding peptide ABC transporter substrate-binding protein, whose translation MKAKQWLLLLTFGLLLSLLAACSDDETKKPASNEPKEEEQAKEKVLSFINPEAIPSMDPSKATDESSFVYLAATMEGLYRLDEKTQTAPGMAIDHEVSTDGLTWTFNLREDAKWSNGDPVTAHDFVYAWQRAVNPETGSEYGPYMMNGVIKNAEAISKGELTPDKLGVKADGDYKFVVELENPTPYFETLTTFGTFFPLNQKFVEEKGADFALSTENLLANGPYTISDWTSTSDKWNLVKNEKYWDAKTVKMDKLTFTVVKDPQTALSLYEEGTVQRIDLTSDLVDQYSTNEDYAVSADTFVYFLKFNQTTSDALANKNIRAAISRAFNKEALVDEILNNGSIAANGLIPKDFTPIPESGEDFRKVSGDLVTYDLEAAKELWAKGLAEIGTDSVEIEFLADDDQTTKILIEYVANQLSTNLDGLKVNIKQIPKKQRLELDKSMEYELQLTRWGPDFLDPYTYMLLFTTDSGNNMTGYSSPVYDKLVFDTASTLATDNVARYKNFLEAEKVLFEDAAIAPVYQASRAQLISPKVQGVFVNPFGATYEYKWADVAE comes from the coding sequence ATGAAGGCCAAACAATGGTTATTATTGTTAACATTTGGATTATTGCTGAGTTTGTTGGCTGCATGTTCTGACGATGAAACAAAGAAACCTGCAAGTAATGAACCAAAAGAAGAGGAACAGGCAAAGGAAAAAGTACTTAGCTTTATAAATCCTGAAGCGATTCCGTCAATGGATCCGTCTAAAGCTACAGATGAATCTTCTTTTGTTTATCTGGCTGCAACAATGGAAGGTCTTTACCGTTTAGATGAAAAAACACAAACTGCTCCGGGAATGGCTATCGATCATGAAGTAAGTACAGATGGTCTGACTTGGACCTTTAACTTACGTGAGGATGCAAAATGGTCCAATGGCGACCCAGTAACGGCTCATGATTTCGTGTATGCGTGGCAGCGTGCTGTTAATCCTGAAACAGGCTCAGAATATGGCCCGTATATGATGAATGGAGTAATCAAAAATGCTGAAGCGATAAGCAAAGGTGAACTTACACCGGACAAACTAGGTGTAAAAGCAGACGGTGATTATAAATTCGTCGTTGAATTAGAAAATCCAACACCGTACTTTGAAACATTAACGACATTCGGAACATTCTTCCCGCTAAATCAAAAATTCGTTGAGGAAAAAGGCGCAGATTTTGCACTTAGCACAGAAAACTTATTAGCGAATGGACCTTACACTATTTCTGATTGGACTAGTACGAGTGATAAGTGGAATCTTGTAAAGAATGAAAAGTATTGGGATGCAAAAACAGTTAAAATGGATAAACTGACATTCACTGTTGTAAAAGATCCACAAACAGCTCTAAGCTTATATGAGGAAGGCACAGTTCAACGAATAGACCTAACATCCGATTTAGTAGACCAATATTCTACTAATGAAGATTATGCTGTTTCAGCAGATACATTTGTTTATTTCCTAAAATTTAATCAAACCACATCTGATGCATTAGCAAATAAAAATATTCGTGCGGCAATCAGCAGAGCATTTAACAAAGAAGCTCTAGTCGATGAGATTTTGAACAACGGATCAATCGCTGCGAATGGTCTTATCCCAAAAGACTTTACACCAATACCTGAATCGGGTGAGGATTTCCGTAAAGTAAGCGGTGACCTTGTCACTTATGACCTAGAAGCAGCAAAAGAACTTTGGGCAAAAGGTCTAGCAGAAATTGGTACGGATTCAGTTGAGATTGAATTTTTAGCTGATGATGACCAAACGACAAAAATTTTAATTGAATATGTTGCTAACCAGCTTTCAACTAATTTAGATGGATTGAAGGTTAACATTAAACAGATACCGAAAAAGCAGCGTCTTGAATTAGATAAAAGCATGGAATATGAACTTCAACTTACTAGATGGGGCCCAGACTTCCTTGATCCATATACCTATATGTTGCTATTTACGACAGATAGTGGGAACAATATGACAGGATATTCAAGTCCGGTTTATGACAAATTAGTATTTGATACTGCTTCAACTCTTGCTACAGATAATGTAGCGCGTTATAAAAACTTCCTTGAGGCAGAAAAAGTGCTATTTGAAGATGCGGCAATCGCACCTGTTTACCAGGCTTCCAGAGCACAACTAATCTCACCAAAAGTTCAAGGAGTGTTCGTAAACCCATTCGGAGCAACCTACGAATACAAATGGGCAGATGTAGCGGAATAA
- a CDS encoding endospore germination permease — translation MKLSGLQIFWLMFTFETGNVILLTISPVMQNAKQDVWIAYLIASLLGILIVYVATKTALLHPSCSLVEFSKLILGKWLGTACVIIYFIQWYSVIGNILREFADFTITILLPSTPPWIFYVTVLLLLIYVTYLGGIEGIGRCSEVFGPIIILSVALMTILSIKDFDVNNFLPVFVDTGILPIWNGALTPLAFFGESVMMLMLVSFMNEPNKATKSAVWGIVLSGIICSSVAVAVLLTFGPEISSKLRHPAFDMVSYISVMDFIQNLEIIAVLVWILSAFIKLALYFFLVCYGTSQLFKIKDWRKMVWFAAPLFFAIAMFVPNPSYTFGYMKTYWVYYVLPINMVGIPLLLWIVGSIRKKLAASL, via the coding sequence ATGAAACTTTCAGGACTTCAAATATTTTGGCTGATGTTCACTTTTGAAACGGGAAATGTAATCTTACTTACAATTAGTCCAGTAATGCAGAACGCCAAGCAAGATGTTTGGATTGCTTACTTGATTGCAAGCCTTTTGGGGATACTGATTGTGTATGTTGCCACTAAAACCGCCTTGCTTCATCCTAGTTGTTCATTAGTTGAATTTAGTAAACTTATTTTGGGAAAGTGGCTTGGAACAGCCTGTGTAATTATTTATTTCATTCAATGGTATTCTGTAATCGGCAACATATTAAGGGAATTTGCCGATTTTACGATTACCATTCTTCTTCCTTCCACGCCACCGTGGATCTTTTATGTAACTGTGCTTTTGTTACTCATTTACGTAACTTATTTGGGAGGGATTGAAGGTATTGGACGGTGCAGCGAAGTATTCGGTCCTATTATAATTCTTTCCGTAGCCTTAATGACGATTTTATCGATTAAAGATTTTGATGTTAACAATTTTCTCCCAGTTTTTGTAGATACGGGAATACTTCCAATTTGGAATGGAGCATTAACACCACTGGCTTTCTTTGGAGAGTCAGTTATGATGCTAATGCTCGTTTCGTTTATGAATGAGCCGAATAAGGCAACAAAGAGCGCAGTATGGGGGATTGTTTTGAGTGGTATTATCTGTAGTTCCGTTGCTGTAGCGGTTTTACTGACTTTTGGACCAGAGATATCCTCTAAACTGCGCCACCCTGCTTTTGATATGGTTAGCTACATATCAGTAATGGACTTTATCCAAAACTTAGAAATTATTGCCGTGTTAGTCTGGATTCTTAGCGCTTTTATCAAGTTGGCACTATATTTCTTTTTGGTTTGTTATGGAACCTCTCAATTGTTCAAGATAAAAGACTGGCGTAAAATGGTTTGGTTTGCAGCACCCCTTTTTTTCGCAATAGCCATGTTTGTTCCAAATCCTTCGTACACCTTTGGCTATATGAAAACGTATTGGGTTTATTATGTATTACCTATTAATATGGTTGGAATCCCTCTGTTGCTTTGGATTGTTGGAAGTATTCGAAAAAAACTTGCGGCAAGTCTATAG
- the nspC gene encoding carboxynorspermidine decarboxylase, whose translation MKFEELPTPCYVVDEELIEKNLKILNGVMKRTGAKIVLAQKAFSMTTMYPLIGEYLSGTTASGLYEARLGYEEMGKENHVFAPAYREEEIDEIISICDHIIFNSFSQLEKFKDKALKAGRKVGLRINPECSTQVGHAIYDPCSPGSRFGVTKEHFRPDMLVGVSGLHFHTLCQQNSDDLETTLNAVEEKFGPWLSQMEWINFGGGHHITQEDYDIPRLENCIKKMQDKYGLEVYLEPGEAIALNAGYLVTSVLDLHQNGMEIAILDTSATCHMPDVLEMPYRPPLFGSGEAGEKPFSYRLGGQTCLAGDVIGDYSFDQPLKSGDRLVFGDMAIYTMVKNTTFNGMPLPAIVVQDKDGDCHIVHQFSYQDFKMRLA comes from the coding sequence ATGAAGTTCGAAGAATTACCAACACCATGTTATGTAGTCGATGAAGAGTTAATTGAGAAAAATCTTAAAATCCTAAACGGCGTCATGAAGCGGACAGGAGCTAAGATTGTTTTGGCACAAAAGGCTTTTTCGATGACAACAATGTACCCCCTCATTGGAGAATATTTAAGTGGAACAACAGCAAGCGGCTTATACGAGGCGCGTCTTGGTTACGAGGAAATGGGCAAAGAGAATCATGTCTTTGCCCCTGCCTATCGTGAAGAGGAAATCGACGAAATTATCTCTATTTGCGATCATATCATCTTTAATTCCTTCTCACAGCTAGAAAAATTTAAGGATAAAGCATTAAAAGCTGGCAGGAAAGTGGGCTTGCGTATTAATCCTGAATGCTCCACACAAGTCGGCCATGCTATTTATGACCCCTGTTCACCCGGATCTAGGTTTGGTGTAACAAAAGAGCATTTTCGTCCCGATATGCTTGTTGGCGTTTCAGGGCTGCATTTTCATACACTTTGCCAGCAAAACTCTGATGACCTAGAGACAACTCTTAATGCAGTTGAAGAAAAGTTCGGGCCATGGCTATCACAAATGGAGTGGATCAACTTTGGCGGCGGTCATCATATCACACAAGAAGATTATGATATCCCGCGGCTAGAAAACTGTATTAAGAAAATGCAGGATAAATACGGTTTAGAAGTATATCTTGAGCCGGGAGAAGCCATTGCCCTCAATGCAGGTTATTTGGTTACTTCTGTCCTTGATCTCCATCAAAACGGTATGGAGATTGCGATTCTTGACACTTCAGCCACCTGTCATATGCCGGACGTATTAGAAATGCCTTATCGTCCGCCTCTTTTTGGATCTGGAGAAGCAGGTGAGAAGCCATTTAGCTATCGGCTTGGCGGGCAAACCTGCCTGGCAGGCGATGTCATCGGAGATTATTCTTTTGATCAGCCCCTAAAGAGCGGTGATCGATTAGTTTTTGGTGACATGGCGATTTATACGATGGTCAAAAACACCACTTTTAACGGCATGCCTTTACCGGCAATCGTTGTTCAAGACAAAGATGGAGATTGTCATATTGTGCACCAATTTAGCTACCAGGATTTTAAAATGAGACTAGCTTAA
- a CDS encoding Ger(x)C family spore germination protein: MKTVLSFAVCFSLLFITGCWDRKELNDRAIWLATGWDLAENGGVEISGQIVIPSNVQTQGGGGGGGGGATGKGFFTVSAIGKNVEEALDNIQTKLPREAYFGHRRIIFIGEEFATSGLKKKFDINNRTPDVSLRSDVFVVKGGKAKEIIKLANPLEKPPAIATLKEHRQSGGRGDTAYLKFLIAANLDGIRPSIPSIEISDSLEGETGKEDSPNPKVLRLAGVSLFDKNLKLLGFLNDEGNKNTLWVMGILKKKTISIKKGGANSSLKLTKINSKIEPNFGKNEKPSFTVTLVGEGTLSESNSGLNMMNTKNLKLLEMEFEKEVQKQVKQTITKVQKEYGIDIFGFGEAIHRKNPIRWKRLKTNWDQTFSETNINVRARVKIKRIGNEGPSLLFKESEIEK; this comes from the coding sequence ATGAAAACAGTTTTAAGTTTTGCGGTATGCTTCTCCTTACTATTCATCACAGGCTGTTGGGATCGTAAGGAATTAAATGACAGAGCCATTTGGCTGGCAACAGGCTGGGATTTAGCTGAAAATGGTGGTGTCGAAATTAGCGGGCAAATCGTCATTCCTTCTAATGTACAAACCCAAGGCGGAGGCGGAGGCGGTGGCGGTGGGGCTACTGGAAAAGGTTTTTTTACGGTTTCTGCCATAGGGAAGAATGTAGAAGAAGCCCTAGATAACATACAGACAAAGCTGCCTAGGGAGGCATATTTTGGTCATCGTCGCATTATCTTTATTGGTGAGGAATTTGCCACCAGCGGTCTCAAAAAAAAGTTTGATATTAATAATCGAACCCCAGATGTCAGCCTTCGTTCAGATGTGTTTGTGGTAAAGGGAGGTAAAGCAAAAGAAATCATTAAACTAGCTAACCCATTAGAGAAACCTCCTGCTATTGCCACGTTAAAAGAACACCGGCAAAGTGGTGGAAGGGGAGATACAGCTTATTTAAAGTTCCTTATCGCTGCAAACCTTGACGGTATTCGTCCGTCCATCCCTTCTATAGAAATTAGCGACTCCCTTGAGGGGGAAACAGGCAAAGAGGATTCTCCTAACCCTAAGGTTTTGCGTTTAGCTGGAGTCAGCCTGTTTGATAAAAACCTTAAATTACTTGGGTTTCTAAACGATGAAGGAAACAAGAATACACTTTGGGTAATGGGAATTCTTAAAAAAAAAACCATCAGCATTAAAAAAGGTGGTGCAAATTCGAGTTTGAAATTAACAAAGATTAACAGCAAAATAGAACCGAATTTCGGTAAAAATGAAAAGCCCAGTTTCACTGTTACCTTGGTTGGCGAGGGAACTCTCTCAGAAAGCAATTCAGGTTTAAATATGATGAATACCAAAAATCTTAAGTTACTTGAAATGGAGTTTGAAAAAGAGGTGCAAAAGCAAGTTAAACAAACCATTACAAAAGTACAAAAAGAATATGGTATAGATATCTTTGGTTTTGGCGAAGCTATTCATCGCAAGAATCCCATTCGGTGGAAGAGATTAAAGACGAATTGGGATCAAACATTTTCTGAAACAAACATTAATGTAAGAGCAAGAGTCAAGATTAAACGTATTGGAAATGAAGGACCATCTCTATTGTTTAAGGAAAGTGAGATAGAAAAATGA
- a CDS encoding DUF2535 family protein, which produces MLCKSLEFRNAVGQKIKIIDIPVLEKNNRFYFMIQVRLQLFISIFYTKPQPKSCYSFREYLKRKMSWPDFKELYRILEFRHNA; this is translated from the coding sequence TTGTTATGTAAAAGCCTAGAGTTTAGGAATGCTGTTGGACAGAAGATTAAAATTATCGATATCCCAGTATTAGAAAAAAACAATCGATTCTATTTTATGATCCAAGTTCGATTACAACTATTTATTTCAATTTTTTATACTAAACCGCAACCCAAAAGCTGCTATTCCTTCCGGGAATATCTGAAACGAAAAATGAGTTGGCCTGACTTCAAGGAATTATATAGAATTCTAGAGTTTAGACATAATGCTTAA
- a CDS encoding TetR family transcriptional regulator, whose amino-acid sequence MAPKQKFTKQEIIIAAFDLAKDKGLDSITIRNVAQKLGSSIAPIYVNFNNIDELIQEVVKKAFEVSRQMLMEQKSGHPFRDIGIASLRFAKEYSVLYRDLIIKNNPHMKYENENIYIVIEQMKKDPMLSHFSDEELKTILFKMQTFQTGLSVMVANKLLPEDCDEKLIEILDSTAADIIAAAHLRNNGSLA is encoded by the coding sequence ATGGCACCGAAACAAAAGTTTACTAAACAGGAGATTATTATCGCAGCATTTGATCTTGCTAAAGATAAAGGATTAGATTCCATCACAATTAGAAACGTAGCTCAAAAGCTAGGAAGCTCCATAGCACCCATTTACGTAAATTTTAACAATATCGATGAACTGATACAGGAAGTAGTAAAAAAAGCATTTGAGGTTTCAAGACAGATGCTAATGGAGCAGAAATCAGGTCATCCATTCCGAGATATCGGAATTGCTAGTCTTAGATTTGCGAAAGAATATAGTGTACTTTATAGAGATTTGATAATCAAAAATAACCCTCATATGAAATACGAAAACGAAAACATTTACATTGTTATTGAACAAATGAAAAAGGATCCAATGTTGTCTCATTTTTCTGATGAAGAATTGAAGACGATTTTATTCAAAATGCAAACGTTCCAAACTGGTCTTTCTGTTATGGTAGCAAATAAATTACTTCCAGAGGATTGTGATGAAAAGTTGATTGAGATTTTGGACAGCACAGCAGCGGATATTATCGCTGCTGCTCATTTAAGAAATAACGGGTCGTTAGCGTGA
- a CDS encoding saccharopine dehydrogenase family protein gives MGKALIIGCGGVASVAIQKCVQNSEVFEEICIASRTKSKCDDLKAKLDGGKTKITTAQVDANNVDELIALIEEVKPDIVMNLALPYQDLTIMDACLATKTNYMDTANYEPEETAKFEYKWQWDYRERFEKAGITALLGSGFDPGVTGVFSAYALKHYFDEIEYIDILDCNGGDHGYPFATNFNPEINIREVSANGRYWENGEWIETEPMEIKRVYNFAEVGEKDMYLLYHEELESLAQNIPGIKRIRFFMTFGQSYITHLKALENVGMTSIEPIEFEGKQIIPLQFLKAVLPDPASLGPRTVGKTNIGCIFQGKKDGKPKTYYVYNICDHQECYKEVGSQAISYTTGVPAMIGAMMVMTGKWNKPGVYNIEEFNPDPFMEELNKWGLPWVEDFNPVLVDEPVKEKELELVR, from the coding sequence ATGGGAAAAGCACTTATTATTGGCTGCGGCGGGGTGGCTTCCGTAGCCATACAGAAATGTGTTCAAAACAGTGAGGTATTTGAAGAGATTTGTATCGCAAGTCGTACAAAGTCAAAATGTGATGACTTAAAAGCAAAACTAGACGGCGGCAAAACGAAAATTACAACGGCACAAGTGGATGCAAACAATGTTGATGAACTAATTGCTTTAATTGAAGAGGTAAAACCGGATATTGTGATGAACTTAGCTCTTCCATATCAAGATTTAACCATTATGGATGCATGCCTGGCAACAAAAACAAACTATATGGATACTGCAAACTATGAGCCGGAAGAGACGGCAAAATTTGAATATAAATGGCAATGGGACTACCGCGAGCGCTTCGAAAAGGCTGGAATTACAGCACTTTTAGGTAGCGGCTTTGACCCGGGTGTAACTGGGGTATTCTCTGCCTATGCATTGAAACATTATTTTGATGAAATTGAATATATCGATATTCTTGACTGTAATGGCGGAGATCATGGTTATCCATTTGCAACCAACTTCAACCCTGAAATCAATATCCGTGAAGTTTCTGCAAACGGAAGGTATTGGGAAAACGGCGAATGGATCGAGACGGAGCCAATGGAAATCAAACGCGTTTACAACTTCGCGGAAGTTGGCGAGAAAGATATGTATTTGCTCTATCACGAAGAGCTTGAATCTCTTGCTCAAAACATCCCAGGGATTAAGCGTATCCGTTTCTTCATGACCTTTGGCCAAAGCTATATTACTCACTTAAAGGCCCTTGAAAATGTAGGAATGACTAGCATCGAGCCAATTGAATTCGAAGGAAAACAGATTATCCCGCTTCAGTTCTTGAAAGCTGTATTACCAGATCCAGCATCACTTGGACCAAGGACAGTCGGAAAAACAAACATCGGCTGTATCTTCCAAGGAAAAAAGGATGGAAAGCCGAAAACTTATTATGTCTACAATATTTGTGACCATCAGGAATGCTATAAAGAAGTCGGTTCACAAGCCATTTCTTATACAACAGGTGTTCCTGCGATGATCGGTGCCATGATGGTGATGACCGGAAAATGGAATAAACCGGGTGTATACAATATTGAGGAATTTAATCCGGATCCGTTTATGGAAGAATTGAATAAATGGGGACTTCCATGGGTTGAAGACTTTAATCCTGTACTTGTTGATGAGCCAGTTAAAGAAAAAGAGTTGGAGCTCGTTCGATAA
- a CDS encoding SDR family NAD(P)-dependent oxidoreductase: MQNRNVIITGANSGIGKASALKFATEGYNIIMACRDMVFSRNVQKEIIDISKNKNVYLMQVDMSSFNSIRTFCSEYKSKFEKVDILIHNAAYFNHGEKYQLSPDHIELTFATNVFGPFLMTTLLLDHLKKSDEPKIFHAGSNIIKHFFDLKTKIIFDNLQGEFKDSRSHSVYKMYCQSKMALLMLTFKMAEMFKDDGIKVNALQINGAKMSKRMIKKVKPWWRPITWVQNLFIPPTSYMANNYFEICTSDTFQHVTGKLFNDKLEIMQVAPNEYPGFFKQVKRVLGSSFYPTYANKKDVMDQLWELSIELTNDHSIHSTLKS; the protein is encoded by the coding sequence ATGCAAAACAGAAATGTTATTATTACGGGTGCCAATTCTGGAATAGGTAAAGCCTCAGCACTTAAATTTGCCACAGAGGGATACAACATTATTATGGCTTGTAGGGATATGGTGTTTAGTAGAAACGTCCAAAAAGAAATTATCGATATCTCTAAGAATAAAAATGTCTATTTAATGCAAGTGGATATGTCTTCGTTTAATTCCATCCGTACATTTTGCTCAGAATACAAAAGTAAATTTGAAAAAGTGGATATATTAATCCATAACGCAGCTTATTTTAATCATGGTGAAAAATATCAACTTAGTCCCGATCATATTGAGCTGACTTTTGCTACGAATGTATTTGGGCCTTTTTTGATGACGACATTATTATTGGATCACCTAAAAAAATCTGATGAACCTAAAATCTTTCATGCAGGTAGTAATATCATTAAGCATTTTTTTGACTTGAAAACCAAAATAATTTTTGATAACCTACAAGGCGAATTCAAGGATAGTAGATCCCATAGTGTGTATAAAATGTATTGCCAATCTAAAATGGCATTATTGATGCTCACATTTAAAATGGCTGAAATGTTTAAAGATGATGGGATCAAAGTAAATGCATTACAAATCAATGGTGCAAAAATGTCAAAGCGAATGATAAAAAAAGTCAAACCTTGGTGGCGACCAATCACGTGGGTGCAAAATTTATTTATTCCACCAACTTCATATATGGCCAATAACTATTTTGAAATATGCACCTCCGATACATTTCAACATGTAACCGGAAAGCTTTTCAACGATAAATTAGAAATTATGCAAGTGGCCCCTAATGAATATCCTGGTTTTTTCAAACAAGTAAAACGTGTCCTCGGTTCCAGTTTCTATCCCACATATGCAAATAAGAAAGACGTTATGGACCAACTATGGGAGTTAAGTATTGAGTTAACTAACGACCATTCTATCCACTCCACCTTAAAATCTTGA